In a single window of the Desulfovibrio mangrovi genome:
- a CDS encoding RsmB/NOP family class I SAM-dependent RNA methyltransferase: MCKPEHRPLVEELLRAQGYDFEPEPFSEWCRRLTIEPRPLGSSLAAFFGLIYIQDRSSMLPPLALNPAAGSSVLDMCASPGSKTGFLGQLVGPDGFVMGNEPNHSRLATLRQNLFTLNLLHSATCSYGGEALPLPSCMWQQIQLDPPCSGWGTVERHPDVLKLWQGDKVKPLVGIQRKLLEEAERLLVPGGRVVFSTCTTNVQENEEQVLWAKETLGLEVDPITPFAGFTFEEPYLAGCEGTLRVDPEASGAQGFYIAAFRKPLDAPVPDDNPHCDVGLAADILPRHHLTMTGVDPDLLPEGEIAVVNEQAIFLQQFALDHFPKQFRWRGFPLGKVAAGEVRPSPRLRTLMPEYDQTNGINMDEPAPILALLTGQSLNVETTEKELGLYFRGLPLGRLRVKGKRALWSEK; this comes from the coding sequence GTGTGCAAGCCGGAACACCGTCCGCTCGTTGAGGAACTGCTCAGGGCGCAGGGCTATGACTTTGAACCCGAACCTTTTTCGGAATGGTGCCGTAGGCTCACGATAGAGCCGCGCCCGCTCGGTTCCAGTCTTGCCGCCTTTTTCGGGCTTATCTACATTCAGGACCGCTCTTCCATGTTGCCGCCGTTGGCGCTTAACCCTGCCGCAGGCAGCTCCGTGCTGGACATGTGCGCCAGCCCCGGCAGCAAGACCGGCTTTCTGGGCCAGCTTGTGGGGCCGGATGGCTTTGTCATGGGCAACGAGCCCAACCATTCCCGTCTTGCCACCCTGCGCCAGAACCTGTTCACCCTGAACCTGCTGCACTCCGCCACCTGTTCTTACGGCGGCGAAGCCCTGCCTCTGCCTTCCTGCATGTGGCAGCAGATTCAGCTGGACCCCCCGTGCAGCGGCTGGGGCACCGTGGAACGTCACCCCGACGTGCTCAAGCTGTGGCAGGGCGACAAGGTGAAACCCCTTGTGGGCATTCAGCGCAAGTTGCTGGAAGAGGCGGAACGCCTGTTGGTCCCCGGTGGCCGTGTGGTCTTTTCCACCTGCACCACCAACGTGCAGGAAAACGAGGAGCAGGTGCTGTGGGCAAAGGAAACCTTGGGCCTGGAAGTGGACCCCATTACCCCCTTTGCGGGCTTCACCTTTGAGGAGCCCTATCTTGCGGGCTGCGAAGGCACCCTGCGTGTGGACCCCGAAGCATCCGGCGCACAAGGCTTCTACATCGCGGCCTTCCGCAAGCCTCTGGATGCCCCCGTGCCCGATGATAACCCGCACTGCGATGTCGGCCTTGCCGCCGACATTCTGCCCCGCCATCATCTGACCATGACCGGCGTGGACCCCGACCTGCTGCCAGAAGGCGAGATTGCCGTGGTGAACGAGCAGGCCATCTTCCTGCAACAGTTCGCGCTGGACCATTTCCCCAAGCAGTTCCGCTGGCGCGGTTTCCCCCTCGGCAAGGTGGCTGCGGGTGAAGTGCGCCCCTCTCCCCGCCTGCGCACCCTCATGCCGGAATATGATCAGACCAACGGCATAAACATGGACGAACCCGCCCCCATTCTGGCCCTGCTCACCGGCCAGAGCCTGAACGTGGAGACCACCGAAAAGGAACTGGGCCTCTACTTCCGCGGCCTGCCGCTGGGCAGATTGCGAGTGAAGGGGAAGAGGGCATTGTGGTCGGAGAAGTAG